The DNA segment GGTGCCAATTACGGATAAGGGACCGGAATACGAATTGTTCTGCCAGGCTCTAGGTGTGGTGACGGAGGAGCTGGCCAAGCTGATAGTCAAGGATGGCGAGGGGGCAAGCAAGTTTGTGGAGCTTCATGTAAAAGGCGCCCAAAGTGAAGCGGCAGCTCGCACCATCGCCCGCAGCATTGCCGGTTCCAACTTGGTGAAAGCAGCCATTTTTGGAGCAGATGCTAACTGGGGCAGGATACTCTGCGCTGCTGGCTACAGCGGTGGGGTGTTTGATCCCGATAAAACTGCGGTGTATTTGGGGGAACTAAAAATAGTAGAAAATGGCACCGGAGTTGATTTTGATGAGGATGAGGCTTTAGTGCTTCTCAGTCAAGGTGAGATTGTCATTACAGTCGACTTAGGAGAAGGGGATCAGGAAGCGAAAGCTTGGACCTGCGATCTGACTTATGATTATGTGAAAATAAATGCCAGCTATCGGAGCTGAGCGGTGGATGGAGGGGATGTTGTGACCGGTTTTGATAAAGCAGCAGTATTGGTAGAAGCGCTGCCTTATATCCGCAATTTCTACGGCAGTACAATCGTAGTTAAATATGGCGGAAATGCCATGATCAATCAGCAGCTTAAAGAAGGCGTCTGTCAGGACCTTGTGCTCTTAAAGTATATCGGACTGAACCCCATCATCGTTCACGGCGGCGGTCCGGAGATATCTGATATGATGCAGCGGGTAGGCAGGACACCTGAGTTTGTCAATGGGTTGAGAGTGACAGACGCGGAAACAATGGAAATTGTCCAGATGGTGATGATCGGTAAGATCAACGCGGAGCTGGTGACTCTGCTTAACAGCTATGGCGCTAAAGCGATTGGCTTAAACGGCAAAGACGCAAACTTGATCCAGGCGCAAAAATATGTGGGAGATGTGGATCTCGGCTTTGTAGGTGAGATTGTGGGGATTAATCCTGAACCTCTTCTGACTTTAAGCCGCGAAGGGTATATTCCTGTGGTCACTTCTGTGGGAGTTGGACCGGACGGTGAGAGCTACAACATTAACGCTGACCGGGCAGCCGGCTACTTAGCCGGAGCACTGAATGCGGAAAAGCTGATTATTTTAACAGATGTGGAGGGAATTTTCGCTGATCCCAGTGATCCTGATACACTCATTTCTCAGTTGAGTATGAATCGGGCGCGGGAGCTGATTGCCTCAGGGCACATCAATCAAGGCATGATTCCCAAGGTCGAAGCTTGTATCGAAGCGCTGGAAAAAGGAGTAGGCCGCACCCACATCATTGATGGGCGCCAGCTGCATTCAATTCTCCTGGAGATATTTACTAACCAGGGTATCGGCACTATGGTCGTTAAAGAGGAGGCTGCCAGGAATGACCAATGAACAGGCGAAGGCTTTAACCGATCAGTATGTTCTTGGTACTTATGGACGCTGGCCGATTGCGGCAGTAAAAGGTAAAGGCTGCTTTTTGTGGGATGGAGATGGCAGACGCTATTTGGACTTTGTCAGCGGCATCGCTGTTGCCAATCAGGGTCACTGCCATCCAAAGGTTGTTGAGGCTATCCAAAAACAGGCTGAGCAGCTTATCCACTGTTCGAATCTATTTCATATCCCCGCCCAGGCCGTATTGGCGGAGAAGCTCTGCTCACTCAGCGGCTTAGCCAAGGCATTCTTCTGCAATAGCGGAGCTGAGGCTAACGAAGCAGCGATCAAGCTTGCCCGTAAGTGGGGTAAGCTGCAGAAAAACGGGGCTTATGAGATCATTGTCGCGGAGCAGTCCTTTCACGGCAGGACGATGGGTGCTCTTTCGGCAACCGCCCAGCGCAAGTACCAAAAGCATTTTGAACCGCTGCTTCCAGGGTTTAAAGCGGTAAAATTCGGTGACATTACAGCTCTTAAGGAAGCGGCGACTGCCCAAACAGCAGCCATACTGCTGGAACCACTTCAGGGTGAGGGTGGAGTTGTGCCTGCGCCTCAAGGATACTTGGAGTCTGTCCGCCAGCTGTGTGAGGATGAAAACATCCTGCTGATTCTTGATGAGGTTCAGACTGGATTCGGCAGAACTGGTAAGATGTTTGCATTTGAGCATTACGGCATTAAACCTGACATTCTGGCTCTGGCCAAGGCGCTGGGAAGCGGCGTGCCGATTGGCGCAGTGTTAACGGGACCGAAGACAGCACATATTTTTGAACCGGGAGATCATGCTTCAACTTTTGGAGGCAATCCTCTCGCTGCAGCAGCGGCTTTAGCAGCAGTTGAGGTGATCGAAGATGGACTGGTGGAAAACTGCGCAGAAGTAGGAGCGTATTTTCTGAAGCAGTTGGAAGCGCTAAAGGAGCGGTATCCGATTATTCGGGATGTCCGCGGCTTAGGTCTTCTGATTGGTGTGGAATTAAACCAGCCAGCAGGGGATGTGGTGGCTTACTGCCGAGATAAAGGTTTACTGATTCTCACAGCCGGGCAGCATACCCTGCGCTTTTTGCCGCCGCTGATTATCACTAAGGACCATGTTGATCAGGCGCTGGAGATATTAGCAGGCGCGCTGGAAGTTTATCAATCTTAAGAACGAAAGGATGTGAGTTTGTTGGAACAGATTACAGCGATTTTGGAAAAACCGATTTCCCAAAGTTTTCGCGGAAGAGACTTTTTGACTCTGCGGGATTTTACACCGGAAGAGCTCTGGCATATTCTTGAAACCGCGTTAATCATGAAAAAGGAGCCGCGAAGTTCCCTGCTTAAAGGCAGGACCCTGGGTATGATTTTCTGCAAATCTTCCACTAGAACGAGGGTTTCTTTTGAAGCGGGAATTCTCCATCTCGGCGGAGCGCCTCTTTATCTAAACAAACAGGATATTCAGCTTGGACGGGGAGAAACAATTGCTGACACTGCTCGGGTGCTCAGCCGCTATTTGGACGGAATCATGATTCGCACCCATTCCCACAGTGAAGTAGAGGAGCTGGGATACTGGAGCACTATTCCTGTTATCAACGGGCTCACAGATTTATTTCATCCCTGTCAAGCGATGGCAGATTATCTAACGGTTTATGAGCACTTCGGCAGGATTAAGGGTTTAAAGATAGCGTTTATCGGTGATGGAAATAATGTAGCTAACTCTTTGATGCTGGGAGCGGCTAAATTTGGTGCTGATTTTGTACTGGCGTGTCCTAAAGAATATGAACCGAGCGAGCAGGTACTGCAGTGGGCCGAGGAAATAGCTGCTCAGACCGGATCAAGCATTGAAGTTGTTCATGATCCTAAGGCTGCTGCGTCAGGAGCGCATGTGCTGTATACTGATGTGTGGACCAGCATGGGGCAGGAAGCCGAGCAAGAAAAGCGGATTAAGGACTTTGCCGGCTATCAGATCAACGGGAAGCTTTTGGAACTGGCTGATCATAACTGCATAGTTATGCACTGCCTGCCGGCTCACCGCGGTGAAGAAATCAGTGAGGATGTGCTGGAAGGACCTAAGTCGAAAGTATTTGATGAGGCGGAAAACAGGCTCCATGTTCAAAAAGCGATTATGGCCTTAATTATGCAGACTGAGAACCCAGTCTGCTGATCAGTGGCTTCTCATAGACACAATCAGAAATTCATTATAAGCAAGACCCCAGCTCAGCTGGGGTCTTGGTGGTCTAACTACTTTACAGTTATTTGCAGCGCTGCATTTATCTCAGTATCAACAGCGCTGATTTCAGCAACCTTGCCTTGGATGCTGTATTCTTGACTGCCTTGGAAATTGAACAGGGCTGTCTCGGCGAAATAATCGCCCGGCTCAATCTTATCTGATCCCGGCTGGACATCGACCCAAGCAAAGACCTGGTAATCTCCCGGGGGTAGATCAGTGAATTCGAAATTTCCTCCATTTGGATTAACTGAGGCTTCTGCAATCGCTTCTACCAGATCGCCTGTTCTTGTTCCTACAACAATCCGCATTTTATCCACAGCGTTTACCGCCCAATAGGCATTGATTAAGCCGTGTCCATAAAACAGACTGACACTGTCCCCATCAAGAGGCATGCTGGTGCGGTGCAGAATATTTAACACCTGATTGCTGGGAATCCCGGCAGACAGCATGAGCCCAATAACTCCTGTTACATGTGGTGCGGCCATCGAGGTTCCCTGGCTATACTGGTAATCACCGGGTTTGCCATCAATCCAAGTGCTGAGAACCCCATCTGGGCTCAAGTCGCCGTTGCTGTCTTTAAAGATGTCGCCGCCTGGAGCTACTACATCGATTTCAAAGCCCCAATTGGAATATGGAGCGCGTTTTGGTGCGTTCGGATAGTTATAATCAACCGCGCCTACTGCGATTACACCGGGGTAGGCGGCAGGGTACCGAACAAAACCGGAATCATTACCCGCAGCCGCAACAATTACAGTGTCTGTGGAGTTTAACACTAGTTCTATGGTTTCGCGCATAAATTCTTCATATTCATCATTACCCAAGGAAAGATTGATCACATCAGCCGGGTAGGGATTTGATGGCAGACTAGCTTCTTCCAGCAGGCCTGCTGCGTATAGGACCGCTAAAGCTATATCCCATGTATTTCCTGACCCTGAGCTGTCCATGACTTTAAGCGGAAGCAGGTCTACATCCAACATAATGCCCGCAACTCCGATGCCATTATTGGCAGCAGCGCCAATCGTCCCGGCTACATGCGTTCCATGTCCATTGTCATCGTCAAAATCGGGGTTTAAGTCAATGAAGTTGAAACCATAGTCAAAATCAAGGTTATCTTTTAACTCCGGATGGTCTTTTTTTACACCAGTATCAATTACGGCAATGCGCACCGATCTGCTGCCGGTCGTGACTGACCATGCCTGGGGAAGTCTGATCAACGAATAATGCCACTGGGCAGGGAACAACTCATCGTTTGGATAAGTGACCGCCAGCGGCTGCACCGTGTTGTTTGGCTGAGCGTAGCGGACTCCCGGAAGAGTAAAGGCACTGAAA comes from the Bacillota bacterium genome and includes:
- a CDS encoding S8 family serine peptidase, whose amino-acid sequence is MSESETRVNLQQAGFEVLAKLSILNAYLVRPVEKEPEVSIFSAFTLPGVRYAQPNNTVQPLAVTYPNDELFPAQWHYSLIRLPQAWSVTTGSRSVRIAVIDTGVKKDHPELKDNLDFDYGFNFIDLNPDFDDDNGHGTHVAGTIGAAANNGIGVAGIMLDVDLLPLKVMDSSGSGNTWDIALAVLYAAGLLEEASLPSNPYPADVINLSLGNDEYEEFMRETIELVLNSTDTVIVAAAGNDSGFVRYPAAYPGVIAVGAVDYNYPNAPKRAPYSNWGFEIDVVAPGGDIFKDSNGDLSPDGVLSTWIDGKPGDYQYSQGTSMAAPHVTGVIGLMLSAGIPSNQVLNILHRTSMPLDGDSVSLFYGHGLINAYWAVNAVDKMRIVVGTRTGDLVEAIAEASVNPNGGNFEFTDLPPGDYQVFAWVDVQPGSDKIEPGDYFAETALFNFQGSQEYSIQGKVAEISAVDTEINAALQITVK
- the argB gene encoding acetylglutamate kinase, with the protein product MTGFDKAAVLVEALPYIRNFYGSTIVVKYGGNAMINQQLKEGVCQDLVLLKYIGLNPIIVHGGGPEISDMMQRVGRTPEFVNGLRVTDAETMEIVQMVMIGKINAELVTLLNSYGAKAIGLNGKDANLIQAQKYVGDVDLGFVGEIVGINPEPLLTLSREGYIPVVTSVGVGPDGESYNINADRAAGYLAGALNAEKLIILTDVEGIFADPSDPDTLISQLSMNRARELIASGHINQGMIPKVEACIEALEKGVGRTHIIDGRQLHSILLEIFTNQGIGTMVVKEEAARNDQ
- the argF gene encoding ornithine carbamoyltransferase yields the protein MSQSFRGRDFLTLRDFTPEELWHILETALIMKKEPRSSLLKGRTLGMIFCKSSTRTRVSFEAGILHLGGAPLYLNKQDIQLGRGETIADTARVLSRYLDGIMIRTHSHSEVEELGYWSTIPVINGLTDLFHPCQAMADYLTVYEHFGRIKGLKIAFIGDGNNVANSLMLGAAKFGADFVLACPKEYEPSEQVLQWAEEIAAQTGSSIEVVHDPKAAASGAHVLYTDVWTSMGQEAEQEKRIKDFAGYQINGKLLELADHNCIVMHCLPAHRGEEISEDVLEGPKSKVFDEAENRLHVQKAIMALIMQTENPVC
- a CDS encoding acetylornithine transaminase, whose product is MTNEQAKALTDQYVLGTYGRWPIAAVKGKGCFLWDGDGRRYLDFVSGIAVANQGHCHPKVVEAIQKQAEQLIHCSNLFHIPAQAVLAEKLCSLSGLAKAFFCNSGAEANEAAIKLARKWGKLQKNGAYEIIVAEQSFHGRTMGALSATAQRKYQKHFEPLLPGFKAVKFGDITALKEAATAQTAAILLEPLQGEGGVVPAPQGYLESVRQLCEDENILLILDEVQTGFGRTGKMFAFEHYGIKPDILALAKALGSGVPIGAVLTGPKTAHIFEPGDHASTFGGNPLAAAAALAAVEVIEDGLVENCAEVGAYFLKQLEALKERYPIIRDVRGLGLLIGVELNQPAGDVVAYCRDKGLLILTAGQHTLRFLPPLIITKDHVDQALEILAGALEVYQS